From Gadus morhua chromosome 14, gadMor3.0, whole genome shotgun sequence:
TttgaagaagaggaaaaaaagagggccgattttttttggggggggggggggggcgggggattttGAGCCACTGTCGAAGGCTTTGCTGACTTTGACTCTCTGATTTGCAGTGAGGTCATCCGCCAGTGATGAATGTGCTTATTggaagtgtgtttttgttttgaagatttgatttacaaaaaaaatactaaaatcTGAAAAATACACCGTACATACAATATTAATACTTGTACATTATCATCTAACCATATTCTATACATTCCAAAATATATCAATAGAGTATGAGCTTGTCTTAATTCTGCACTCATACACTAATTTTAGGTCATGTTTTTCTGTATTATACTTTgtaactacctcagctggacgtctggtaacgccatcgctaagagctagcaaaggtcaATCAGCAAAGTCGCAAATTtatatgtaatgtaaatgtaaatcctttaatatgtaatgtaaatgtaaaaaatgtatatGAAATGTAAATTTATATTGTGCATGACACAcctcaaacatttatttaactcAGGCTGCTGGTAAATGTCCATAACACGTAATAACATGTAAAACTCAATGATAAATAGCCCTCTTTTTAAGCTAATATCTCCTTGCAACTTCTAGTGAATGCCAATACCTTAAGAAGTACGATGCATAGATACAAACATATCACATCCTAGAACCTCGCTGGCCTGATTCGGATCTCCATTCAGATCCAATCATTGAGTGCAAATGGCTGGTGTTCCCCTTGCCGAGACTAGACTAGTCCTGCTGCTGATAAGATGTCATCAGATCACCTCTCGGGATCGCAGTGACATTTTAATCGCTGAACACACAATAGCAGAAGTGAGCGCAAATGATTTATCCTGATTAGAGGTCCAGTACATGCAAAGAACCCCTCCAGAGGATATTAAAACTGCTAATGTCGTCTTTTCAGATAAAAGTCACATCTAGGCCTACTTGGCAGCCGCTTCATATTGAATCCTCATCAAATATCCCCCTGGACGGACATTCCCAATCCTGATCCCACACACTCCGTAATACAGCGTTGTCAATTCCGGGCTTTTGGAATTCCCACTTACATAACACTTAATTAAGTGAAACAATTGAACGTGCGGGTTATAGATCGCGATTAGATTGAGAGCAAGAGATTTTAAAGCCCCAATGAGGAGTTTTGATTAAGTGGTAGTGTGTTCTGAATAGAGACTGCAGCTTTATCTGCGTTTCTTTTCAAGCAGGTTTGCCAGCTTAGCTTGAAGGACGTTCATTTGTTTGGTGAGCGAGGAAGTGATGGTGGGTGCACAGCTGTATGGTAATGTGtgcgaccgtgtgtgtgtgtgtgcgtgtgtgtgcatgtgcacgtgtgtgtgtgtgtgtgtgtgtgtgtgtgtgtgtgtgtgtgtgtgtgtgtgtgtgtgtgtgtgtgtgtgtgtgtgtgtgtttgttagtgtgtgtgtgtgtgtgtgtgtgtgtgtgtgtgtgtgtgtgtgtgtgtgtgtgtgtgtgtgtgtgtgtgtgtgtgtgtgtgtgtgtgtgtgtgtgtgtgtgtgtgcgtttgtgtgtgtgtgtgagagtgtcagCGGGGTGTGGGGCGGGGGTTTTGGGGGGGTGATTGATGGAAAAGTAAGGGTGCATTAAAAGCCCCTTTAAACGTGTCTAATCATAGTGATTAACAGATTTATTTCATTTATAAATTAAAAGGTATTATAGATTCTTTGGCAGCACAGAAAAACAGGAACGATCACAACAATGGTGAGAGTACCTTTACAGGATTCAGCAACGCGCTCTTTCATTACCGCGTGCACAGCCGTCTAGATTGTGTTCGATTGCAGGGATAACCGAGAGTGCCGGGCATGTTCGGGTGCATCTGTGTTTTCGGTACACCTCAAACCATTCCTACCCAGGGCTCACCACGGCATCTGGCTCTCACTTCAAATTTGAGGTTTCAAGTTTTTCAGCGGCCTGTGAAAACGTGTCGGAATTAAATTAAAAACCAATGCAGTGCCATGGCAAAACGGGGACGTCTTCCAAGAGTGCGTTTCACACACCATAAACGCTACAGAGATCTGTAAACGTGCAAGCCGAACGGGTGTACCGCCAAGTCCTGTAGATTTGTTGGGACAGCATGTGTTTAAAAATACCCCCACCCCGACACCCTACCCCAGGGCCGGCGattggcataggcgacctaggcaATTGCCTAGGGcgacaaatgtgttgggggcgccctctagcggcgcccttaattaatttaatttaattaaacaagcgaagatttttttttattattaaacacgATTATCCTAGGGCGCCCCCTCAGCCAGACGTTtagttaatcgtttttttttatgttttttgtaaatcattttccatgggggggggggggcgttgcggGGCGTGAAAGACGTTACGTTCGGTAAATTAAGATGCGTCGATCAAGGGCGTTGCGGGGCGTTGCGTGGCGTGAAAGACGTTACGTTCGGTAAATTAAGATGCGTCGATCAAGCTTGACATAGGTATTGACTCTTAAAATGAAAAGGACTAAAGTTAAACCCTCTGGCGCGCAAGGACGAAAacgtaaaaaagaagaagaagaaaagaaagcccAGTATAGAGGTAATTGACGTTGACCTCTGCCATTATAGTGTCAAACTCATGTCAGGCTGTCAAGTGCATCATGTAACATTGCGGCCGCTCAGGCAGCTACCGCGGCGCTAGCCACCGCTAGCCACCGACTTTTAagggacaattccggtattttgaacattgagccccgtttctggtttgtctaggatgaaataagaGTGATTACCAACGAAATTCTTACTATTGGTCCTGTCCcgggtatttggctaattttgAATTCTATAATTCGAAATGATTGAATTTTCAAATCGCGTTTTCaggccccccctaaccctaaccggaaacggaaagggagactggttgtagtctttttgctcggttctccgtatcaaccgTAGGGCtaaaaccgagcgaaaagactacaaccagtaATCTCCCTTTCCTTTTACGGTTCGGTTTCGGTTTCAATGAATTTACAAaaggccaaataaaacacggaaTAAACAGTATttcgtatatatatttttttaattggccaGATGCACTCAAGCAATATTTGCAGAAGCCAGCACCTGCAGGAGAAAGGACACCTGATCCGTCATGTTCACCTCTCTCTGAACTTTGTAAgtacaactaataataataataataataatacatttaatttagaggcgcctttcaagacacccaaggtcaccttacagagcactactagtactagtactattgttgctgtttttgttattgttattattagcaattattactattattattataacttttttgttattagtagtattatttaGTCTTGTAGCAGCctagtagtaataatagtagtggtggtagtaatTGTAAGTTACCTACTACAAGTTACATGGTcagataaaatgtatttgtacaaTACAACTATGTGGAAGGATGATAGAAATGACCAAATGCAATTGTGTAATGAACAGCATGGATGAACTCTATGTTTAAATacagctgcagcaggagaagGGACATCCAGTAGTAGTACTCCAGGGACCAGTGGAACACAGGCCAGGTACACACAGCCTGCATCAGGTGAGTGAGTCTATTTAATAGTATTTATTCAAGCCACGTCCATAGCTTGTTTTCTAAAAGTAATTCaaatacatgatcattttcacATCATTATTAAACACTGCTTGTCTGGTATACTATATGCTTGAAtacaggtgaaggtgaagggaCATCAAGCACTCAGGGCATCAGTGAAACACAGACGACTGAGACCAGGGACACGCAGCCTGAAGCAAGTAAGTCCTTTGCATAACTAAGCCAACAACCACCTGACAAAATGTACTTGAAGATCCCTATGAAATCCCTATGAAACTAATTTCAACCACATCTGGCTGATACAGGTGAAGGGGCCACATCTAGTATTCCAGGCACCAGTAAAACACAGACCACTGAGACCAGTGAAGGAACAACAACCGCAACATGCTCTGCTACTACACTGCCGCCTGcagacacctcaccctcctcaatTCCTAATATCCAGGGAGCACCCATAGATCCTGCTGACTGGCCAGCCCTCTGTGATGCGGTAAGGACTGAGTTAGTTAGTAGAGGACCATACAAGACCAATCCAGACTTTACATTTCCCAAAAGAGATGATGGGAGAAGCTGCCACCACCACTACTTCTACAGGAAATTAGTCAATGGGGAGAAAGTCAAGAGAAGCTGGCTTGTATATTCAAGGAAAACCAATACTCTGTACTGCTTCTGCTGCAAGCTCTTTTCAAAGAAACATTTTAACCTCAATAGTAGTGGCCTAAATGACTGGAAGAATTGCGGGGAGATCCTGAAAAGCCATGAGCAAAGTTCAGAGCATTTAGGGCACATGACCTCATGGAAGGAACTGGAGACTCGACTTGAAAAGGGCCAAACAATTGACAAAATGGAAATGGCACTCCTTCAAGCtgaaaggaggaggtggcgtGATGTGCTGACCAGGTTGGTCGCCATAATACAGTCTTTGGCCGAGCGAAATATTCCCATGCGGGGGAGCTCAGACAGACTATACCAGCCAAATAATGGGAACTTCCTTAAGGAAGTTGAGCTCATGGCCAGGTTTGACCCAGTTCTCAAACAACATGTTGCTGATGTGGAGAGAGGAGCCAGGCATGCAACATACTTGTCAAAGGATATTCAAAATGAACTAATTGATTGCATTGGTGAAAAAATTGTTCACTATATGTTAAGGGAGATAAAGCTGGCCAAATACTATTCCATTATTTTGGATTGCACCCCAGACCTCAGCCACGTAGAGCAGTTGTCGGTTATAGTTAGAATTGTTGCAGCAGACGACACCGACaccccaaaaataaaagaacatttCATGGGGTTCCTTGAAGTTGAATCATCCACGGGAGAAAGCCTCTCCAACCTCATTCTGAAGAGACTAGAAGAGTTCAACCTTCCCTTCGAAGACTGCCGGGGACAGTCTTACGACAACGGCGCAAATATGAagggaaaggtcaaaggtgtCCAAGCTAGACTTCTGAAAAAAAATCCAAGAGCTTTATTCGTCCCGTGCGGAGCACATACTTTAAATCTTGTTGTTGCGGATGCAGCAAAAAGTTCTACGGATGCACTCAGTTATTTTGGCTACCTACAAAGAATTTTTACACTATTCTCTGCCTCCACACAAAGGTGGGCCATCCTAAAGCACCACGTCCAAACAACTGTGAAATCCTGGTCAGATACAAGATGGGAAAGTCGAATTAGCAGTGTGCAGGCTGTGAGATTCCAGACAGCGGAGGTGAGGGATGCCCTTCTTGAGGTCAGGGAGAAAGCCACTGACTCAATGGTAATAACTGAAGCACAGTCTTTGGCTGAAGAAGTTGGGTCATACCGCTTCACCATTTGTAGCATTGTGTGGTATGACATGCTGGCCAAAATACATCATGTCAGCAAAGCATTGCAGTCTGTGTCAATGCAGCTGGATGTGGCTCTGAATCTCCTGAGGAAAACAGTAGACTCTCTGGTGAGCTATAGAAGCACTGGGTTCGCTTCTGCTCAGGTATCCGCAAGAGATCTCTGTGAGGAGATCAATGTGGACACCGTCCTAAAGCAGAAGAGGctgagaaaaacaaagagacagtTCTCTTATGAATCCCCTGATGAGCCAGAAGGAGACGCACTTAAGAAATTAGAAATTTCCTTCTTCAATGTTATTGTCGATGCGTCGGTAACATCACTGCAAGAACGCTTCAAGCTTTTGGGTGATGTTCAGGACAAGTTTGGAGTGTTAATTAACTTCCCTAATTTGACAGAGGAAGAACTCGCCCAGGAGTGCGAAACCCTCAGCAACACTCTGAGCCAAGGTGACCATAAAGACTTTGACGGGAGGGAACTGGCACTTGAGTTGAACAATTTCCAAGCATTGCCAAAAGCCGGCATGACGACAATGGAAATTCTAAATCACTTAAAAGAGAAGAAACTTGAAGAAGTTTTCCCAAATATGTGGGTGGCCCTAAGAATTGCTGTCACATTACCTGTGACTGTAGCTTCTGCTGAAAGAAGCTTCTCAAAATTAAAATTACTGAAGACCTACCTAAGGTCAACGATGAGTCAAGAACGCCTCAATGGGCTTGCACTGATGAGCGTCAACCAAGAGGTCTCAAGTCAGATATCATTTGATGATACCATCAACACATTTGCCATTAGGAAGTCTAGAATTGTCAAATTCTAATGCTGCGTCACTTTGAAAGGTCAATAGAAATGCCCGATACAACTGCACTTTTGTTCGTAGAGTGTTTAATAGTTAAACTGGTGTCCATTATAGTGTTCttttagtgtgtttttttttttaagttcataACATTCTTTGTAgcatttttgtatatatttgcatattttgaCTTGATACTTTTGGCTTATTTTTACTTGTATGCTTAAGTGTTTATGAATGTATATaagtcatttaaaataattaaaaagaaaatattctgaaacatttctgtttgttgtccatgcatcacacatttatttgcaatgtagTATAGTGGAGCTATAATTGTGTGAAAATGCTGCAAGCAAAGTAAAGGTAAATCAGTTAATATGCGTCTTAAGTGATGTTTAATATAGCAATGTAAATTAACAGGGCAACGCTCGGCTcgctattggggggggggggggcgcaaaaACTCAATCTCGCCTAGGGCTACAAAAGGGCCAGAACCGGCCCTGCCCTACCCCCCTCCCGCCAGAAAAATAACAAGCTGCTTTGCATTTGAAAGGAAAAGGGGAGGCCCCCGAATTCCTCAGAATTTATAGCTCTTGAAATCGAAAGTTTTCTTTTGCCTGCTTTTTGTCTGAACAATATTTCAAATTGACTTCAAGATCGCTTGAGTTGTGAAGCCGATAACGGTCTAGGGTTGCGTAGGAATATATTACTGTAAATGATGACTGCCATGATTAAAATccacagaaaatgaaaaaaaaagacctATATTTCTGCATGAAAGGGATTGAGATGTAAATGAGGCCAGGGTACTCTGGTTTTTGCAGGCAACTCGCAATGCTCCCTTTGCCAATGTACCTCAACTATGTTATGTTGAGAATTGTCTAGAAATCCTCTGTTTCAATTAAGCGCACGCTGCATTCACTGCATGGGGAATTCAATCAAATTAACATAACCAGTATGAACAATTGAGGCATCGCAAAAATCTGAATGTAACTGTAGGGGTTTATCGTAAACAAAGCCATAAAATGATACAACAGTGGAAACGGGTTTGAAATGAAATGGAAAATAGAGACCAGGGACCAGAAAGGAACTGCATGTTCTATCTGGGATACAAAAGGGAaagttttaaatgtaataaTGTATGTTCTCCGCATaactgtttaaaaaaacaaagagtaaCCTTTTTCCCAAAATGCAAAGCGAGCCACGAGGGAGTCTTTACAGTAAAACCGATGTCTCGTTAGCAGCCCAAGCAAAACGATTGCACCATATAGAAACAGATATGATTATATAATACGTAATACAATAACAAATCTGgttaaaccaagcagggagaACAGAGCAGCCATTCAGTTCCCTCGGTCTCCTCTTATTATTCCTCCACAAATCTAATCCTATCGGACAATAAACGACATGAATGCCGCTAACAGGATTACAGCCAGTGAAAATATTTCCTAGAGGAGAGATTCGGAAGGTGGGaagaaagtgtgagagagagggagagagagagagagagagagagagagagagagagagagagggagagagagagagagagagagagagagagagagggagagagagagagaaagaagagagagagagagagagagagagagagagagagagagagagagagagagagagagagagagagagagagagagagagagagagagagagagagaggagagcgttTGCCCTGTCAAACTCTCTCAAAGTCTGCATCCAAAGCCTTGTCTAGCGAAGGTGTTCCCGTTTCCATAACAGTGGATCAGTTTTAATTCCTCCTGGGCCCGGGTTTAGCACTGGACCCTGGCTTAAATCTTGGCAGTTTATTTAGTAGATTTCTGGAACATTCCTCCAGTCTCTTTTGGGGCAGAACAACAAAGATAGATGGTGAGAATATAACCTTTTCACGCCTTCAAGGGCATATACGGAGAAAAACAAATCCTATTCAAGTACACAGAGTTCTCCTCATACTTATGCTGCATTTATCAACCGTGTATATTCAAACTTTGTTTTAAATTAAATTTCAACTCTCTTTACTCAAAAAAAAGGACTAATGCACATTGGCCGACGTCAACAAACACAGTCATAGCTTAGAAAAAAAAGCGACAAAGAGATTGAACAATCTCTCCACGACGGCGGAGCTCCGCAGAGAAAACGAAGGGGGCGACCATAACTCTTTCGACCCTGGTAAAGACATCACTCTTGATCGTACGCAGCGCACTCATCACTCTTCTAATTGACTGGCGGGCCCATGACAAACGGCCGCACGCCTCCCCGGGACCACCTACCCAGCAGGGACAACAGGTCATGCACCTGGAAGTGGTCGAAGCCGCTAACACTAACAAACGCCGGGTGATTAAGAGTGGCTATTAGCCAAGACCTTGGTCTGCTCTACGtccagacggagagagacacctAGCCTTGAGCCAGGGAGAGCTGGAGCAGAGCTGCTAGGAGTGAACTGGAGGGAGGGACCTATGTGTATAAGCAAACATACATCCGCCAAACCCACACAAAAGTATACCACACCGCGGACgtgctcaaacacaaacacacaccgcaagGTACGCGCGCGCATGTTTGCCCAGACACCTACGTTTATACATCGCACACATGAGTGCTCAtgcaatcaaacacacaatcagacccacaaacacatgctcacataaacacacgccgAGCAGTGACATAAACACAGGTGTGAGCCCACACGACCAGAGCGCCGTGCGTGAACATGTGTTTGGAAGGGTTCTGCGTTGGTCCTGATTGAGCAggcactctctccccctcacctgggGAGCAATACGGGTAACAATAGCATTTCACATTCAACTGGGGCGATGATGAAAGCGTATAGCAACGATACTAAAACTGGCAGGTATAAATTAGCTTCCGTTCTCATTgtttccatcatcatcatcctcaaccCCACCATCTtggtaaaatgtataaatactttgttcattttcaaatgcgtctttttcaaaaaagaagaaaaagagaaaagcatGTTAAGTAAATTCGGGGCCGTTGTTAAAGGACCGGTCTGTACCCTGGCATGGATGTCCTTAATCTCCACAATCGGACTCTATTAAGAGCGGCGTTTGTGACCTCCCCTGTCGTTAGGGCGCAATGAAGCCCGTTCCAGATCCTCAGTGAACACCGTACCACGGAGAGGACAGCCGTACTGCTAAACCACGCCAccacaggtctgtgtgtgtcgcacTGCCCGGTTGTGTTgtgctgaaaacacacacatcctctacAGAAGCTGATGATGTGAGGgataagggggagggagggtgtgtgtgtgtctgtgtgtgtgtgtgtgtgtggcgggggcggtgggtgggcgggggggggggggggggggggggggggggggataaacacTGCCTTTCTGTTTTTGGACAGCAGACAAACATCCTCCCAGTTTGTTTGTACTGTAAATCACGTTGTGCCCCGCGCCCGCCCTCCTACCAACCTGCCGTCTACCAACACCGCCCACTGTGACACATTAATTATAAGTTCCCCTATACAGCCTATCCCAGGCCATGAATACGTAATGCCCCGAAATGAGTCATATTCACGCGAGCAGACGCCCAGCGGTGAATAAATACAACCTATCCATCACGCCCGGCCCGGTGAAAAATTAATGAAAGTCCACAGAGGCAGGAGGCCGTGGGGAGGCCAGGCCTAGCCAACGGGAGGAGTGCGGCTCATTATACTTTATGCTAAAAAACCTGCGACGCAACGGCTATCGCCATCACCATGTCCCACTTTATCGTACCCCCTCCTCCCGTATCCGGGAAACCGGGACCCGAACTGGAACTGAAAGTGAAATTGAAAGTGAAAGAATGAAACTTGAAGCGTGTAAATCTTCCGTTTATGAATTTGAGTGATTAGCAGTGGAACAGGGAGGCGGGCATCTGCTCTGAGCAAAGTGTTGCGTTTTCCCCGTTGTAGACATCTggaagggggagaggtggaAGGTGAGTTATTCACACGTACAGGGTCCTTCTAGCCGGAGAGAGGAGTGAAAAATGATGTGTGCCAGTGTCATTCATCCCTGCTGTTGGCCTGGGAGTGGAGCGCTTGACTAATGACCCTGTTTAAAGGTTCAGATGGCTGAGTAATGGCA
This genomic window contains:
- the LOC115559165 gene encoding zinc finger MYM-type protein 1; the protein is MTSWKELETRLEKGQTIDKMEMALLQAERRRWRDVLTRLVAIIQSLAERNIPMRGSSDRLYQPNNGNFLKEVELMARFDPVLKQHVADVERGARHATYLSKDIQNELIDCIGEKIVHYMLREIKLAKYYSIILDCTPDLSHVEQLSVIVRIVAADDTDTPKIKEHFMGFLEVESSTGESLSNLILKRLEEFNLPFEDCRGQSYDNGANMKGKVKGVQARLLKKNPRALFVPCGAHTLNLVVADAAKSSTDALSYFGYLQRIFTLFSASTQRWAILKHHVQTTVKSWSDTRWESRISSVQAVRFQTAEVRDALLEVREKATDSMVITEAQSLAEEVGSYRFTICSIVWYDMLAKIHHVSKALQSVSMQLDVALNLLRKTVDSLVSYRSTGFASAQVSARDLCEEINVDTVLKQKRLRKTKRQFSYESPDEPEGDALKKLEISFFNVIVDASVTSLQERFKLLGDVQDKFGVLINFPNLTEEELAQECETLSNTLSQGDHKDFDGRELALELNNFQALPKAGMTTMEILNHLKEKKLEEVFPNMWVALRIAVTLPVTVASAERSFSKLKLLKTYLRSTMSQERLNGLALMSVNQEVSSQISFDDTINTFAIRKSRIVKF